One stretch of Candidatus Epulonipiscium sp. DNA includes these proteins:
- a CDS encoding heme ABC transporter ATP-binding protein produces the protein MKIIKIKALHWKYGERLILDNIDLEMERGKFYSIIGPNGSGKTTLLKSITKILEPQKDTIWIEDKDILDFKGKELARKLASVPQNTEINFDFSAEAIVMMGRTPHLKRFEMEKDKDAAIARESMMTTNTWQMRHENINNLSGGERQRVIVARALTQESDVLLLDEPIAHLDIHHQIKLLDSIKGLNTQKGLTVIAVLHDLNLAARFSDELILLSQGKISALGSVEEVLTKENIKNVYDMEVYMMKNPVTGKPHMIPI, from the coding sequence AGGCTCTTCACTGGAAATATGGGGAAAGACTAATCTTAGATAACATAGATTTAGAAATGGAAAGGGGAAAATTCTATAGTATAATAGGGCCTAATGGTTCGGGAAAGACAACACTTCTTAAGAGTATAACAAAAATACTAGAGCCCCAAAAGGATACTATATGGATTGAAGATAAAGATATTCTAGACTTTAAAGGCAAAGAGTTGGCAAGAAAGTTAGCATCGGTACCCCAAAATACAGAAATAAATTTTGATTTTTCAGCAGAGGCCATAGTAATGATGGGAAGAACCCCCCACCTTAAAAGATTTGAAATGGAAAAGGATAAAGATGCCGCCATAGCAAGGGAATCTATGATGACAACCAATACTTGGCAAATGAGACATGAAAATATTAACAATTTAAGTGGTGGGGAAAGACAAAGGGTTATCGTAGCTAGGGCTCTAACCCAAGAATCGGATGTTCTACTTTTGGATGAACCCATAGCCCATTTAGATATTCATCACCAGATTAAATTATTAGATAGTATAAAAGGCTTGAACACGCAAAAGGGTCTTACGGTTATAGCCGTACTTCATGATTTAAATCTAGCAGCTAGATTCAGTGATGAACTTATTTTGTTAAGCCAAGGAAAAATTTCGGCCCTGGGTTCAGTGGAAGAAGTATTGACGAAAGAAAATATAAAAAACGTATATGACATGGAAGTATATATGATGAAAAATCCGGTAACAGGCAAACCTCATATGATACCTATATAA